The genome window GAAGGTGAAGTCGCGGATTTTCAGCGGGGGCACCAGGTTGCCGCCTACCCGTACGGGCTTGCCAATAGCTTCCAGGTTGTTGAGCATGATAATTGGCGACTCGTTGAAGCGGAAGTTCTTCACCGGATGCTTGATCTTGCCGTTCTCGATGTAGAACGTTCCGTCCCGGGTCAGGCCGGTGTATAGCAGCGTCTGGGGGTCAACGGGGCGGATGTACCAGAGGCGCGTCACCAAGATGCCGCGCTGGGTGCCTTTGATGAGGTCGGCGGTGCTTTGGGTGCCGCCCTCCATAATCCAGCCACCGGGGCGCGGAATGTCCGGAATACCGGCCTTTTGGGCCCAGTAGCGCGAGGTATAGAGGTTTTTCACTACCCCCTTCTCAATCCAGGTCATTTTCTGCTGGGGCCGACCGTCGCCGGAAAAGCCGAGGCCGGCAATTTCGGCGTTCATGGGGTCGGAGTAGATGGTTACCCGCTCGTCGAACAGCTTTTCACCCTTGCGGTTTCCGCCGCCTTTTTTGCTCAGGAAAGAGCGGCCTTCGTCGGCGTTGCGGGCGTCGAGGGCACCCATCAGCGCCGCCAACAGGGAGGCATCGGTGTTGGCGACCAGGGCAGCGGGCTCCAGAATAACGGTGTATTTGCCGGGTTCCAGGGCCTGGGCGTTGCGCGAGCCGGCGGCTTTGTCGGCCGCAATTTGGGTGAGGCGGCGGGCGTCAAACTTGCTGGCGTCGTTGTAGTCGGCAGTGGCGTAGCCCGAGCCGGTACCGTCCGGAGTGCGCACCGTGATGCTGAACTCCAAACCCGATACCTGCTGGTAGGCTTCGAGGCCCTTGCTGTTGCGCTTGGCCACAAACCCGGCTGAGTCGTTGAGGAAGGCGGCCGAAGTCAGCTTTTTCTCGTCGCAAAGCTTCATGCTGGCGCCCACCTGGGTAGCACGGTAGTCAGGCGTGATGTCGGCGGTGCTTTTGGCGAAGCTGTTGGGCGAGGTCAGGTATTTCTGAGGACCGAGCAGGGGCATGTACTCGGGGCTTTCTGGGGCGAGGCGGGCAATTTCCTCGGCCCGCTGCACGCAGTTGCGCAGGGTAGCGTCGTCGAACTGGTTGCAGGTCGCTACCCCCGAGCGTTTGCCGAAGCGCGACTCCACCGTCAGGGCCACGTTATCAATGCCGCCGCTGGTGCTGATGGCGTTGCGGGCCGAGCGCACGTTGCCGCCCGTTTGGCCGTTGAGCGTGGCTTCGCACTCGTCGGCTTTGCTGAAGCTCAGTACCTTTTTGAGGATGCCCTGGGCTTCGGTTTGGGAAAGAATGGCCATATCTATTTGGAATGTGCGGAGTGAGGACCCCACCCCAACCCCTCCCCGGTGGGGAGGGGCTTATTTTACCATCGCAACGAAGCTTTGCGCTGATGTTGCCACAGTAACCTAAGCCCCTCCCCACCGGGGAGGGGTTGGGGTGGGGTTAAAATTTATCCGATTTTGCGGGCAGTGTTAATGACGTTCACGGCGTTGAAGCGGGTAGTGGCCGAGCCGTGGCTCACGGCTGACACCTGCGAGGGCTGGCCCTTGCCGTCGAAGAAGGAGCCAAACAGGCGGTAGTCCGATTCGTCGCAGATGGCGGCGCAGGAGTTCCAGAACTCTAGCGTGTTGGTCTGGTAGGCGACGTCCTCGAGCATGCCCGTAATCTTGCCTTTGTCGATAGCGTAGAACACCGTGCCGCCGAACTGGGAGTTGTAGCGCTGCTGGTCGATGGAGAAGGAGCCGCGGCCGGCAATGTAAATGCCCTTGTCTACGCCCGCAATCATCTGATCAACACTGAGTTTAGCGGCGCCGGGCTTGAGGCTGACGTTGGGCATACGCTGAAACTGCACCGTGCTCCAGGAGTCGGCGTAGCAGCAGCCATCCGACTCATTCTGGCCTACAATGTGGGCCTGGTCGCGAATTTTCTGGTAGTCCACCAGCTTGCCATCCTTGATGAGGTTCCACTCCTTGGCTGGCACGCCTTCGTCGTCGTAGCCCACCGCCCCCAGGGAGCCGGGCTGGCGCTTATCGGCCACAATATTCACCAGCTTCGAGCCGTAGGGCTGATTCTTGGCCCGCCAGTCGAGGGTAGCGAAGGAGGTACCGGCGTAGTTGGCTTCGTAGCCCAGCACACGGTCCAGTTCCAGCGGGTGCCCCACCGACTCGTGGATGGTCAGGCCCAGGTGATTAGGATCTAGCACTAGGTCGTATTTGCCGGGCGTTACGCTTTTGGCCGTGAGCTTTTCCT of Hymenobacter sublimis contains these proteins:
- a CDS encoding TldD/PmbA family protein, which gives rise to MAILSQTEAQGILKKVLSFSKADECEATLNGQTGGNVRSARNAISTSGGIDNVALTVESRFGKRSGVATCNQFDDATLRNCVQRAEEIARLAPESPEYMPLLGPQKYLTSPNSFAKSTADITPDYRATQVGASMKLCDEKKLTSAAFLNDSAGFVAKRNSKGLEAYQQVSGLEFSITVRTPDGTGSGYATADYNDASKFDARRLTQIAADKAAGSRNAQALEPGKYTVILEPAALVANTDASLLAALMGALDARNADEGRSFLSKKGGGNRKGEKLFDERVTIYSDPMNAEIAGLGFSGDGRPQQKMTWIEKGVVKNLYTSRYWAQKAGIPDIPRPGGWIMEGGTQSTADLIKGTQRGILVTRLWYIRPVDPQTLLYTGLTRDGTFYIENGKIKHPVKNFRFNESPIIMLNNLEAIGKPVRVGGNLVPPLKIRDFTFTSLSDAV